One Panicum virgatum strain AP13 chromosome 3N, P.virgatum_v5, whole genome shotgun sequence DNA segment encodes these proteins:
- the LOC120666609 gene encoding O-fucosyltransferase 38-like isoform X2, whose translation MANPRGAPPLLHPRHRRLMRSPISRCACLLFSFAVLLLLSALRQVARVDLPSPDAPRQGSSENLWASNGYGYNACITPTSRYKVPGKSDRYMTVRSNGGLNQMHTGICDMVAVARLVNATLVIPQLDKRSFWQDTSTFKDIFDQPHFIKALEGDVHIVGDLPESLQSAPRARKHFTSWSGASYYEEVKELWKNQKVVHIPKSDSRLANNGLPIDIQRLRCRCLYQALRFSDPIEDLGKKLVDRLRYRGKFIALHLRYEKDMLAFTGCTYGLSDLEANELTIMRERTSHWKLKDINSTEQRSEGNCPLTPNEVGIFLRAMGYPESTWIYLAAGEIYGGDKYISKLRSYFPNLVSKEMLATKEELEKFNNHASQVAALDYIISVESDVFVPSHSGNMAKAVEGHRRFLGHRKTITPNRRGLVELFDLLEKGDLMEGPQLSSLVTDLHKYRGLLGKDMAPCQEARAEHGLGLRNLFMKTHFLSAFV comes from the exons ATGGCGAACCCCcgcggggcgccgccgctcctccacccccGCCACCGGCGTCTCATGCGCTCGCCGATCTCGCGCTGCGCCTGCCTGCTCTTCTCCTTcgccgtgctcctcctcctttccGCCCTGCGCCAGGTCGCGCGGGTCGACTTGCCCAGCCCGGACGCACCCCGCCAG GGGTCAAGCGAGAACCTGTGGGCGTCTAACGGCTACGGTTATAATGCTTGTATTACACCAACCTCTAGATATAAGG TTCCAGGCAAGTCAGATCGCTATATGACTGTCAGAAGTAATGGAGGACTCAACCAAATGCACACTGGA ATCTGTGATATGGTTGCAGTTGCTCGTTTGGTTAATGCAACACTTGTTATCCCTCAGTTAGACAAGCGATCCTTCTGGCAAGACACCAG TACATTTAAAGACATCTTTGATCAGCCTCATTTTATTAAAGCTCTGGAAGGAGATGTCCACATTGTGGGTGACTTGCCTGAAAGCTTGCAATCTGCTCCaa GAGCCAGGAAACACTTTACCTCATGGTCTGGTGCGAGTTATTATGAGGAAGTGAAAGAGCTCTGGAAGAATCAGAAG GTAGTTCACATCCCAAAATCCGACTCACGACTTGCTAACAACGGTCTTCCAATTGATATCCAGAGATTGAGATGCCGCTGTCTTTACCAAGCACTCCGTTTTTCAGATCCAATTGAGGACCTAGGAAAG AAGCTGGTGGATCGTCTAAGGTATCGTGGAAAATTTATCGCTCTTCATCTACGATATGAAAAGGATATGCTAGCTTTTACGGGATGCACTTATGGTCTGAGTGATTTGGAAGCAAATGAGTTGACAATTATGAG AGAGAGAACAAGCCACTGGAAATTGAAGGATATAAACTCAACTGAACAGAGATCTGAAGGCAACTGTCCACTGACTCCAAATGAGGTGGGCATTTTTCTGCGCGCAATGGGCTATCCTGAATCCACATGGATCTATCTTGCAGCAGGTGAAATTTATGGTGGCGATAAGTATATATCAAAATTGAGATCATACTTCCCAAATTTGGTTAGCAAG GAGATGCTAGCAACAAAAGAAGAGCTTGAGAAATTTAATAATCACGCTTCTCAAGTTGCAGCCCTTGATTACATAATTTCAGTTGAAAGCGATGTGTTTGTACCATCACATTCTGGCAATATGGCAAAAGCTGTAGAaggccatcgtcgatttctgGGGCATCGCAAGACTATCACTCCTAATAG GAGAGGATTGGTGGAACTCTTTGATTTACTGGAAAAAGGGGACCTCATGGAAGGTCCACAGCTGTCCTCACTTGTTACTGACTTGCATAAATACAg GGGGCTCCTAGGAAAAGATATGGCTCCTTGCCAGGAAGCAAGGGCAGAGCACGGCTTAGGACTGAGGAATCTTTTTATGAAAACCCACTTCCTGAGTGCATTTGTCTGA
- the LOC120666609 gene encoding O-fucosyltransferase 38-like isoform X1, whose product MANPRGAPPLLHPRHRRLMRSPISRCACLLFSFAVLLLLSALRQVARVDLPSPDAPRQGSSENLWASNGYGYNACITPTSRYKVPGKSDRYMTVRSNGGLNQMHTGICDMVAVARLVNATLVIPQLDKRSFWQDTSTFKDIFDQPHFIKALEGDVHIVGDLPESLQSAPRARKHFTSWSGASYYEEVKELWKNQKVVHIPKSDSRLANNGLPIDIQRLRCRCLYQALRFSDPIEDLGKKLVDRLRYRGKFIALHLRYEKDMLAFTGCTYGLSDLEANELTIMRERTSHWKLKDINSTEQRSEGNCPLTPNEVGIFLRAMGYPESTWIYLAAGEIYGGDKYISKLRSYFPNLVSKEMLATKEELEKFNNHASQVAALDYIISVESDVFVPSHSGNMAKAVEGHRRFLGHRKTITPNRRGLVELFDLLEKGDLMEGPQLSSLVTDLHKYRQGAPRKRYGSLPGSKGRARLRTEESFYENPLPECICLTGKH is encoded by the exons ATGGCGAACCCCcgcggggcgccgccgctcctccacccccGCCACCGGCGTCTCATGCGCTCGCCGATCTCGCGCTGCGCCTGCCTGCTCTTCTCCTTcgccgtgctcctcctcctttccGCCCTGCGCCAGGTCGCGCGGGTCGACTTGCCCAGCCCGGACGCACCCCGCCAG GGGTCAAGCGAGAACCTGTGGGCGTCTAACGGCTACGGTTATAATGCTTGTATTACACCAACCTCTAGATATAAGG TTCCAGGCAAGTCAGATCGCTATATGACTGTCAGAAGTAATGGAGGACTCAACCAAATGCACACTGGA ATCTGTGATATGGTTGCAGTTGCTCGTTTGGTTAATGCAACACTTGTTATCCCTCAGTTAGACAAGCGATCCTTCTGGCAAGACACCAG TACATTTAAAGACATCTTTGATCAGCCTCATTTTATTAAAGCTCTGGAAGGAGATGTCCACATTGTGGGTGACTTGCCTGAAAGCTTGCAATCTGCTCCaa GAGCCAGGAAACACTTTACCTCATGGTCTGGTGCGAGTTATTATGAGGAAGTGAAAGAGCTCTGGAAGAATCAGAAG GTAGTTCACATCCCAAAATCCGACTCACGACTTGCTAACAACGGTCTTCCAATTGATATCCAGAGATTGAGATGCCGCTGTCTTTACCAAGCACTCCGTTTTTCAGATCCAATTGAGGACCTAGGAAAG AAGCTGGTGGATCGTCTAAGGTATCGTGGAAAATTTATCGCTCTTCATCTACGATATGAAAAGGATATGCTAGCTTTTACGGGATGCACTTATGGTCTGAGTGATTTGGAAGCAAATGAGTTGACAATTATGAG AGAGAGAACAAGCCACTGGAAATTGAAGGATATAAACTCAACTGAACAGAGATCTGAAGGCAACTGTCCACTGACTCCAAATGAGGTGGGCATTTTTCTGCGCGCAATGGGCTATCCTGAATCCACATGGATCTATCTTGCAGCAGGTGAAATTTATGGTGGCGATAAGTATATATCAAAATTGAGATCATACTTCCCAAATTTGGTTAGCAAG GAGATGCTAGCAACAAAAGAAGAGCTTGAGAAATTTAATAATCACGCTTCTCAAGTTGCAGCCCTTGATTACATAATTTCAGTTGAAAGCGATGTGTTTGTACCATCACATTCTGGCAATATGGCAAAAGCTGTAGAaggccatcgtcgatttctgGGGCATCGCAAGACTATCACTCCTAATAG GAGAGGATTGGTGGAACTCTTTGATTTACTGGAAAAAGGGGACCTCATGGAAGGTCCACAGCTGTCCTCACTTGTTACTGACTTGCATAAATACAg ACAGGGGGCTCCTAGGAAAAGATATGGCTCCTTGCCAGGAAGCAAGGGCAGAGCACGGCTTAGGACTGAGGAATCTTTTTATGAAAACCCACTTCCTGAGTGCATTTGTCTGACTGGGAAGCACTGA
- the LOC120666609 gene encoding O-fucosyltransferase 38-like isoform X5, with protein sequence MANPRGAPPLLHPRHRRLMRSPISRCACLLFSFAVLLLLSALRQVARVDLPSPDAPRQGSSENLWASNGYGYNACITPTSRYKVPGKSDRYMTVRSNGGLNQMHTGVVHIPKSDSRLANNGLPIDIQRLRCRCLYQALRFSDPIEDLGKKLVDRLRYRGKFIALHLRYEKDMLAFTGCTYGLSDLEANELTIMRERTSHWKLKDINSTEQRSEGNCPLTPNEVGIFLRAMGYPESTWIYLAAGEIYGGDKYISKLRSYFPNLVSKEMLATKEELEKFNNHASQVAALDYIISVESDVFVPSHSGNMAKAVEGHRRFLGHRKTITPNRRGLVELFDLLEKGDLMEGPQLSSLVTDLHKYRQGAPRKRYGSLPGSKGRARLRTEESFYENPLPECICLTGKH encoded by the exons ATGGCGAACCCCcgcggggcgccgccgctcctccacccccGCCACCGGCGTCTCATGCGCTCGCCGATCTCGCGCTGCGCCTGCCTGCTCTTCTCCTTcgccgtgctcctcctcctttccGCCCTGCGCCAGGTCGCGCGGGTCGACTTGCCCAGCCCGGACGCACCCCGCCAG GGGTCAAGCGAGAACCTGTGGGCGTCTAACGGCTACGGTTATAATGCTTGTATTACACCAACCTCTAGATATAAGG TTCCAGGCAAGTCAGATCGCTATATGACTGTCAGAAGTAATGGAGGACTCAACCAAATGCACACTGGA GTAGTTCACATCCCAAAATCCGACTCACGACTTGCTAACAACGGTCTTCCAATTGATATCCAGAGATTGAGATGCCGCTGTCTTTACCAAGCACTCCGTTTTTCAGATCCAATTGAGGACCTAGGAAAG AAGCTGGTGGATCGTCTAAGGTATCGTGGAAAATTTATCGCTCTTCATCTACGATATGAAAAGGATATGCTAGCTTTTACGGGATGCACTTATGGTCTGAGTGATTTGGAAGCAAATGAGTTGACAATTATGAG AGAGAGAACAAGCCACTGGAAATTGAAGGATATAAACTCAACTGAACAGAGATCTGAAGGCAACTGTCCACTGACTCCAAATGAGGTGGGCATTTTTCTGCGCGCAATGGGCTATCCTGAATCCACATGGATCTATCTTGCAGCAGGTGAAATTTATGGTGGCGATAAGTATATATCAAAATTGAGATCATACTTCCCAAATTTGGTTAGCAAG GAGATGCTAGCAACAAAAGAAGAGCTTGAGAAATTTAATAATCACGCTTCTCAAGTTGCAGCCCTTGATTACATAATTTCAGTTGAAAGCGATGTGTTTGTACCATCACATTCTGGCAATATGGCAAAAGCTGTAGAaggccatcgtcgatttctgGGGCATCGCAAGACTATCACTCCTAATAG GAGAGGATTGGTGGAACTCTTTGATTTACTGGAAAAAGGGGACCTCATGGAAGGTCCACAGCTGTCCTCACTTGTTACTGACTTGCATAAATACAg ACAGGGGGCTCCTAGGAAAAGATATGGCTCCTTGCCAGGAAGCAAGGGCAGAGCACGGCTTAGGACTGAGGAATCTTTTTATGAAAACCCACTTCCTGAGTGCATTTGTCTGACTGGGAAGCACTGA
- the LOC120666609 gene encoding O-fucosyltransferase 38-like isoform X4, which yields MQSDVGTVLMRKWCKDMHTWYCDNVFVTYSVDGSDNAFELSVPGKSDRYMTVRSNGGLNQMHTGICDMVAVARLVNATLVIPQLDKRSFWQDTSTFKDIFDQPHFIKALEGDVHIVGDLPESLQSAPRARKHFTSWSGASYYEEVKELWKNQKVVHIPKSDSRLANNGLPIDIQRLRCRCLYQALRFSDPIEDLGKKLVDRLRYRGKFIALHLRYEKDMLAFTGCTYGLSDLEANELTIMRERTSHWKLKDINSTEQRSEGNCPLTPNEVGIFLRAMGYPESTWIYLAAGEIYGGDKYISKLRSYFPNLVSKEMLATKEELEKFNNHASQVAALDYIISVESDVFVPSHSGNMAKAVEGHRRFLGHRKTITPNRRGLVELFDLLEKGDLMEGPQLSSLVTDLHKYRQGAPRKRYGSLPGSKGRARLRTEESFYENPLPECICLTGKH from the exons ATGCAATCTGATGTAGGAACAGTACTCATGCGAAAATGGTGCAAAGATATGCATACATGGTATTGTGATAACGTTTTTGTCACTTATTCTGTTGACGGCTCTGACAATGCCTTTGAATTATCAGTTCCAGGCAAGTCAGATCGCTATATGACTGTCAGAAGTAATGGAGGACTCAACCAAATGCACACTGGA ATCTGTGATATGGTTGCAGTTGCTCGTTTGGTTAATGCAACACTTGTTATCCCTCAGTTAGACAAGCGATCCTTCTGGCAAGACACCAG TACATTTAAAGACATCTTTGATCAGCCTCATTTTATTAAAGCTCTGGAAGGAGATGTCCACATTGTGGGTGACTTGCCTGAAAGCTTGCAATCTGCTCCaa GAGCCAGGAAACACTTTACCTCATGGTCTGGTGCGAGTTATTATGAGGAAGTGAAAGAGCTCTGGAAGAATCAGAAG GTAGTTCACATCCCAAAATCCGACTCACGACTTGCTAACAACGGTCTTCCAATTGATATCCAGAGATTGAGATGCCGCTGTCTTTACCAAGCACTCCGTTTTTCAGATCCAATTGAGGACCTAGGAAAG AAGCTGGTGGATCGTCTAAGGTATCGTGGAAAATTTATCGCTCTTCATCTACGATATGAAAAGGATATGCTAGCTTTTACGGGATGCACTTATGGTCTGAGTGATTTGGAAGCAAATGAGTTGACAATTATGAG AGAGAGAACAAGCCACTGGAAATTGAAGGATATAAACTCAACTGAACAGAGATCTGAAGGCAACTGTCCACTGACTCCAAATGAGGTGGGCATTTTTCTGCGCGCAATGGGCTATCCTGAATCCACATGGATCTATCTTGCAGCAGGTGAAATTTATGGTGGCGATAAGTATATATCAAAATTGAGATCATACTTCCCAAATTTGGTTAGCAAG GAGATGCTAGCAACAAAAGAAGAGCTTGAGAAATTTAATAATCACGCTTCTCAAGTTGCAGCCCTTGATTACATAATTTCAGTTGAAAGCGATGTGTTTGTACCATCACATTCTGGCAATATGGCAAAAGCTGTAGAaggccatcgtcgatttctgGGGCATCGCAAGACTATCACTCCTAATAG GAGAGGATTGGTGGAACTCTTTGATTTACTGGAAAAAGGGGACCTCATGGAAGGTCCACAGCTGTCCTCACTTGTTACTGACTTGCATAAATACAg ACAGGGGGCTCCTAGGAAAAGATATGGCTCCTTGCCAGGAAGCAAGGGCAGAGCACGGCTTAGGACTGAGGAATCTTTTTATGAAAACCCACTTCCTGAGTGCATTTGTCTGACTGGGAAGCACTGA
- the LOC120666609 gene encoding O-fucosyltransferase 38-like isoform X6 — protein MTVRSNGGLNQMHTGICDMVAVARLVNATLVIPQLDKRSFWQDTSTFKDIFDQPHFIKALEGDVHIVGDLPESLQSAPRARKHFTSWSGASYYEEVKELWKNQKVVHIPKSDSRLANNGLPIDIQRLRCRCLYQALRFSDPIEDLGKKLVDRLRYRGKFIALHLRYEKDMLAFTGCTYGLSDLEANELTIMRERTSHWKLKDINSTEQRSEGNCPLTPNEVGIFLRAMGYPESTWIYLAAGEIYGGDKYISKLRSYFPNLVSKEMLATKEELEKFNNHASQVAALDYIISVESDVFVPSHSGNMAKAVEGHRRFLGHRKTITPNRRGLVELFDLLEKGDLMEGPQLSSLVTDLHKYRQGAPRKRYGSLPGSKGRARLRTEESFYENPLPECICLTGKH, from the exons ATGACTGTCAGAAGTAATGGAGGACTCAACCAAATGCACACTGGA ATCTGTGATATGGTTGCAGTTGCTCGTTTGGTTAATGCAACACTTGTTATCCCTCAGTTAGACAAGCGATCCTTCTGGCAAGACACCAG TACATTTAAAGACATCTTTGATCAGCCTCATTTTATTAAAGCTCTGGAAGGAGATGTCCACATTGTGGGTGACTTGCCTGAAAGCTTGCAATCTGCTCCaa GAGCCAGGAAACACTTTACCTCATGGTCTGGTGCGAGTTATTATGAGGAAGTGAAAGAGCTCTGGAAGAATCAGAAG GTAGTTCACATCCCAAAATCCGACTCACGACTTGCTAACAACGGTCTTCCAATTGATATCCAGAGATTGAGATGCCGCTGTCTTTACCAAGCACTCCGTTTTTCAGATCCAATTGAGGACCTAGGAAAG AAGCTGGTGGATCGTCTAAGGTATCGTGGAAAATTTATCGCTCTTCATCTACGATATGAAAAGGATATGCTAGCTTTTACGGGATGCACTTATGGTCTGAGTGATTTGGAAGCAAATGAGTTGACAATTATGAG AGAGAGAACAAGCCACTGGAAATTGAAGGATATAAACTCAACTGAACAGAGATCTGAAGGCAACTGTCCACTGACTCCAAATGAGGTGGGCATTTTTCTGCGCGCAATGGGCTATCCTGAATCCACATGGATCTATCTTGCAGCAGGTGAAATTTATGGTGGCGATAAGTATATATCAAAATTGAGATCATACTTCCCAAATTTGGTTAGCAAG GAGATGCTAGCAACAAAAGAAGAGCTTGAGAAATTTAATAATCACGCTTCTCAAGTTGCAGCCCTTGATTACATAATTTCAGTTGAAAGCGATGTGTTTGTACCATCACATTCTGGCAATATGGCAAAAGCTGTAGAaggccatcgtcgatttctgGGGCATCGCAAGACTATCACTCCTAATAG GAGAGGATTGGTGGAACTCTTTGATTTACTGGAAAAAGGGGACCTCATGGAAGGTCCACAGCTGTCCTCACTTGTTACTGACTTGCATAAATACAg ACAGGGGGCTCCTAGGAAAAGATATGGCTCCTTGCCAGGAAGCAAGGGCAGAGCACGGCTTAGGACTGAGGAATCTTTTTATGAAAACCCACTTCCTGAGTGCATTTGTCTGACTGGGAAGCACTGA
- the LOC120666609 gene encoding O-fucosyltransferase 38-like isoform X3 — MLSHLQIYICSCSNNSFISFFSCLLINLCRYVCHTVIIVLFVISVCNVHKIMISYTYWSLIFPLQICDMVAVARLVNATLVIPQLDKRSFWQDTSTFKDIFDQPHFIKALEGDVHIVGDLPESLQSAPRARKHFTSWSGASYYEEVKELWKNQKVVHIPKSDSRLANNGLPIDIQRLRCRCLYQALRFSDPIEDLGKKLVDRLRYRGKFIALHLRYEKDMLAFTGCTYGLSDLEANELTIMRERTSHWKLKDINSTEQRSEGNCPLTPNEVGIFLRAMGYPESTWIYLAAGEIYGGDKYISKLRSYFPNLVSKEMLATKEELEKFNNHASQVAALDYIISVESDVFVPSHSGNMAKAVEGHRRFLGHRKTITPNRRGLVELFDLLEKGDLMEGPQLSSLVTDLHKYRQGAPRKRYGSLPGSKGRARLRTEESFYENPLPECICLTGKH; from the exons ATGCTTTCACATCTACAAATATATATTTGTTCTTGTTCAAATAATAgcttcatttcttttttctcgTGTCTGCTGATTAATTTGTGCCGTTATGTTTGCCACACAGTTATTATTGTGTTATTCGTAATTTCCGTATGCAATGTCCATAAAATTATGATTTCCTATACATATTGGAGCCTAATCTTCCCTCTGCAGATCTGTGATATGGTTGCAGTTGCTCGTTTGGTTAATGCAACACTTGTTATCCCTCAGTTAGACAAGCGATCCTTCTGGCAAGACACCAG TACATTTAAAGACATCTTTGATCAGCCTCATTTTATTAAAGCTCTGGAAGGAGATGTCCACATTGTGGGTGACTTGCCTGAAAGCTTGCAATCTGCTCCaa GAGCCAGGAAACACTTTACCTCATGGTCTGGTGCGAGTTATTATGAGGAAGTGAAAGAGCTCTGGAAGAATCAGAAG GTAGTTCACATCCCAAAATCCGACTCACGACTTGCTAACAACGGTCTTCCAATTGATATCCAGAGATTGAGATGCCGCTGTCTTTACCAAGCACTCCGTTTTTCAGATCCAATTGAGGACCTAGGAAAG AAGCTGGTGGATCGTCTAAGGTATCGTGGAAAATTTATCGCTCTTCATCTACGATATGAAAAGGATATGCTAGCTTTTACGGGATGCACTTATGGTCTGAGTGATTTGGAAGCAAATGAGTTGACAATTATGAG AGAGAGAACAAGCCACTGGAAATTGAAGGATATAAACTCAACTGAACAGAGATCTGAAGGCAACTGTCCACTGACTCCAAATGAGGTGGGCATTTTTCTGCGCGCAATGGGCTATCCTGAATCCACATGGATCTATCTTGCAGCAGGTGAAATTTATGGTGGCGATAAGTATATATCAAAATTGAGATCATACTTCCCAAATTTGGTTAGCAAG GAGATGCTAGCAACAAAAGAAGAGCTTGAGAAATTTAATAATCACGCTTCTCAAGTTGCAGCCCTTGATTACATAATTTCAGTTGAAAGCGATGTGTTTGTACCATCACATTCTGGCAATATGGCAAAAGCTGTAGAaggccatcgtcgatttctgGGGCATCGCAAGACTATCACTCCTAATAG GAGAGGATTGGTGGAACTCTTTGATTTACTGGAAAAAGGGGACCTCATGGAAGGTCCACAGCTGTCCTCACTTGTTACTGACTTGCATAAATACAg ACAGGGGGCTCCTAGGAAAAGATATGGCTCCTTGCCAGGAAGCAAGGGCAGAGCACGGCTTAGGACTGAGGAATCTTTTTATGAAAACCCACTTCCTGAGTGCATTTGTCTGACTGGGAAGCACTGA
- the LOC120666611 gene encoding psbP domain-containing protein 4, chloroplastic-like isoform X1 — MSSTGLFLPCSALFLFLTKASPLAKGRRAAAAARCSTGPAMSAWHEEDGEREGLPMVGRRRALVSAVCGASVLGFAGHGLAATQGLLAGRIPGLSDPDENGWRTYRRPDEKSGGHGVGWSPIIPYSFKVPDGWDEVPVSIADLGGTEIDLRFANPKEGRLFVIVAPVRRFADDLDDATIEKIGNPEKVISAFGPEVIGENVEGKVLSSATAEHSGRTYYQFELEPPHVFITATAAGNRLYLFSVTASGKTCVFLISETYAIYLNFFILNSSCDCRSAMEEALQGSETNSRIISCRVEFPGLLLQYCFL; from the exons ATGAGCAGCACGGGGCTGTTCTTGCCTTGCTCTGCCCTGTTCCtcttcctcaccaaggcatctCCTCTCGCCAAGggccgccgggcggcggcggcggcaaggtgcAGCACTGGACCCGCCATGTCAGCGTGGCATGAGGAGGACGGGGAGAGGGAAGGGTTGCCAATGGTGGGGAGGAGGCGTGCATTGGTTTCTGCTGTCTGTGGAGCTTCAGTGCTCGGGTTTGCAGGCCATGGCCTAGCGGCCACGCAGGGGCTGCTGGCAGGGAGGATCCCGGGCTTGTCAGATCCTGATGAAAATG GCTGGAGAACATACCGTAGGCCAGACGAGAAGTCCGGCGGCCATGGAGTCGGGTGGAGCCCCATCATCCCCTACAGCTTCAAAGTTCCTGATGGCTGGGACGAG GTCCCAGTGTCGATTGCTGATCTTGGTGGCACGGAGATCGACCTGCGTTTTGCAAACCCAAAGGAGGGCCGGTTGTTCGTCATCGTAGCCCCAGTTCGCAGGTTTGCAG ATGATCTTGACGATGCGACCATCGAGAAGATTGGCAACCCGGAGAAGGTGATCAGTGCCTTTGGTCCAGAAGTCATCGGAGAGAATGTGGAAGGGAAGGTCTTGTCCTCAGCGACAGCAGAACATTCAGGAAGAACTTACTACCAGTTTGAGTTGGAGCCACCCCATGTGTTCATTACAGCCACTGCTGCTGGGAACAGGCTCTACCTGTTCAGCGTAACTGCAAGCGGTAAAACCTGCGTTTTCTTAATCTCAGAAACGTATGCTATTTATTTGAACTTTTTTATCCTGAACAGCAGCTGTGATTGCAGGTCTGCAATGGAAGAGGCATTACAAGGATCTGAAACAAATAGCAGAATCATTTCGTGTCGTGTAGAGTTTCCAGGGCTTCTTTTACAGTACTGCTTTTTGTAA
- the LOC120666611 gene encoding psbP domain-containing protein 4, chloroplastic-like isoform X2 has protein sequence MSSTGLFLPCSALFLFLTKASPLAKGRRAAAAARCSTGPAMSAWHEEDGEREGLPMVGRRRALVSAVCGASVLGFAGHGLAATQGLLAGRIPGLSDPDENGWRTYRRPDEKSGGHGVGWSPIIPYSFKVPDGWDEVPVSIADLGGTEIDLRFANPKEGRLFVIVAPVRRFADDLDDATIEKIGNPEKVISAFGPEVIGENVEGKVLSSATAEHSGRTYYQFELEPPHVFITATAAGNRLYLFSVTASGLQWKRHYKDLKQIAESFRVV, from the exons ATGAGCAGCACGGGGCTGTTCTTGCCTTGCTCTGCCCTGTTCCtcttcctcaccaaggcatctCCTCTCGCCAAGggccgccgggcggcggcggcggcaaggtgcAGCACTGGACCCGCCATGTCAGCGTGGCATGAGGAGGACGGGGAGAGGGAAGGGTTGCCAATGGTGGGGAGGAGGCGTGCATTGGTTTCTGCTGTCTGTGGAGCTTCAGTGCTCGGGTTTGCAGGCCATGGCCTAGCGGCCACGCAGGGGCTGCTGGCAGGGAGGATCCCGGGCTTGTCAGATCCTGATGAAAATG GCTGGAGAACATACCGTAGGCCAGACGAGAAGTCCGGCGGCCATGGAGTCGGGTGGAGCCCCATCATCCCCTACAGCTTCAAAGTTCCTGATGGCTGGGACGAG GTCCCAGTGTCGATTGCTGATCTTGGTGGCACGGAGATCGACCTGCGTTTTGCAAACCCAAAGGAGGGCCGGTTGTTCGTCATCGTAGCCCCAGTTCGCAGGTTTGCAG ATGATCTTGACGATGCGACCATCGAGAAGATTGGCAACCCGGAGAAGGTGATCAGTGCCTTTGGTCCAGAAGTCATCGGAGAGAATGTGGAAGGGAAGGTCTTGTCCTCAGCGACAGCAGAACATTCAGGAAGAACTTACTACCAGTTTGAGTTGGAGCCACCCCATGTGTTCATTACAGCCACTGCTGCTGGGAACAGGCTCTACCTGTTCAGCGTAACTGCAAGCG GTCTGCAATGGAAGAGGCATTACAAGGATCTGAAACAAATAGCAGAATCATTTCGTGTCGTGTAG